One Falco biarmicus isolate bFalBia1 chromosome 9, bFalBia1.pri, whole genome shotgun sequence genomic region harbors:
- the MIGA2 gene encoding mitoguardin 2 isoform X1 produces the protein MAFRRTEGMSIIQALAMTVAEIPVFVYTTFGQSVFSQLRLSPGLRKVLFATALGTVALALAAHQLKRRRRRKKQIAPEKCGFKPGGITVPILPTRRVSSVKKGYSSKRVQSPGSKSNDTLSGISSIEPSKHSSSSHSLGSMVAVNSSSPTPASAGVWEAQAMGDAGAIADSSAESLYVQGMELFEEALQKWEQALTIRQRDSTSTSTPMPWDSKKQQESMSESIPEEESQKREFAEKLESLLHRAYHLQEEFGSSLPSDSMLLDLEKTLMLPLTDGSLRLRTDDEDSSISEESFFSAAELFDSLHFEDIPFHLSKPVAAYEEALQLVKEGKVACRTLRTELLGCYSDQDFLAKLHCIRQAFQELLEDESNQLFFGEVGKQMVIGLMTKAEKNPKAFLESYEEMLHYALKQETWPTTQQELEGRGVVCMSFFDIVLDFILMDAFEDLENPPSSVLAVLRNRWLSDSFKETALATACWSVLKAKRRLLMVPDGFISHFYSVSEHVSPVLAFGFLGPKQQLSEVCSFFKIISREAVMAFIDVFMDIAMAISIAFLTSGALLSCYRGMRASSHKSNTQPEADLFLDGRHADFFVGFSPCCIQVAGIGGWEEVFLL, from the exons ATGGCATTTAGAAGGACAGAGGGAATGTCCATCATCCAGGCCTTGGCAATGACTGTGGCAGAGATCCCTGTGTTTGTTTACACAACTTTCGGGCAG TCTGTCTTCTCTCAGCTGCGGCTCTCTCCAGGCCTGCGTAAGGTGCTGTTTGCTACAGCTCTTGGGACAGTTGCATTGGCTCTTGCAGCTCATCAGTTGAAGCGTCGTCGTCGTCGAAAGAAGCAGATCGCTCCAGAGAAGTGTGGCTTTAAGCCTGGAGGGATCACAGTGCCCATCTTGCCAACCAGAAGGGtctcttctgtgaagaaag GATACTCCAGCAAGAGAGTCCAGAGTCCTGGCAGCAAAAGCAATGACACGCTCAGTGGGATTTCCTCCATCGAGCCCAGCAAACATTCCAGTTCCTCCCACAGCCTCGGCTCG ATGGTAGCAGTCAACTCCTCAAGTCCTACACCAGCATCGGCAGGGGTGTGGGAGGCCCAGGCAATGGGAGATGCTGGAGCCATTGCTGATTCCAGTGCAGAAAGCCTTTATGTTCAAG GCATGGAGCTGTTTGAGGAGGCCCTGCAGAAGTGGGAGCAGGCACTGACCATCAGGCAGAGGGACAGTACTAGTACCAGCACCCCCATGCCCTGGGACagcaagaaacagcaagagagcATGTCTGAGAGCATCCCAGAG GAGGAGTCCCAGAAAAGGGAGTTTGCAGAGAAGCTGGAGTCCCTCTTGCACCGAGCCTACCACCTCCAGGAAGAGTTCGGGTCTTCGCTTCCATCAGACAGCATGCTGCTGGATCTGG aGAAGACTTTAATGCTTCCACTGACGGATGGGTCATTGCGGCTTCGGACAGATGATGAAGACAGCTCAATTTCCGAAGagtctttcttctctgcagcagag CTCTTTGACTCTCTCCACTTTGAGGACATACCATTCCACCTCTCTAAGCCCGTAGCAGCATATGAAGAAGCTCTGCAGTTAGTGAAAGAAGGGAAGGTTGCATGCCGGACACTGAG GACAGAGCTTCTTGGCTGCTACAGCGACCAGGATTTCCTTGCGAAGCTGCATTGCATCAGGCAGGCCTTCCAG gagctgctggaggatgAAAGCAATCAACTGTTTTTTGGGGAGGTTGGGAAGCAAATGGTGATAGGACTGATGACAAAGGCTGAAAAG AATCCCAaagcttttctggaaagctACGAGGAGATGCTGCATTATGCACTGAAGCAGGAGACCTGGCCGACCactcagcaggagctggagggaagaggg GTGGTGTGCATGAGTTTCTTTGATATTGTGCTGGACTTCATCCTCATGGATGCTTTTGAGGATCTGGAGAACCCACCCTCCTCCGTGCTAGCTGTGCTACGCAACCGCTGGCTCTCCGACAGCTTCAAGGAGACG GCTCTAGCAACTGCTTGCTGGTCagttctgaaagcaaaaaggagGCTTCTGATG GTACCAGATGGCTTTATCTCTCATTTCTACTCCGTATCGGAGCATGTCAGTCCTGTTCTAGCCTTTGGTTTTCTGGGGCCCAAGCAGCAATTATCTGAAGTCTGCAGTTTCTTCAAG ATAATATCACGAGAAGCTGTGATGGCATTCATTGATGTTTTCATGGATATTGCCATGGCCATCAGCATTGCTTTCctgacttcaggagctctgctgTCCTGTTACAGAGGCATGAGGGCATCTAGCCACAAAAGTAATACCCAGCCTGAAGCAGATCTTTTCTTGGATGGCAGACATGCAGATTTCTTTGTGGGGTTCTCTCCTTGCTGCATCCAGGTAGCTGGTATTGGTGGGTGGGAGGAGGTCTTCTTACTGTAA
- the MIGA2 gene encoding mitoguardin 2 isoform X3 has translation MAFRRTEGMSIIQALAMTVAEIPVFVYTTFGQLRLSPGLRKVLFATALGTVALALAAHQLKRRRRRKKQIAPEKCGFKPGGITVPILPTRRVSSVKKGYSSKRVQSPGSKSNDTLSGISSIEPSKHSSSSHSLGSMVAVNSSSPTPASAGVWEAQAMGDAGAIADSSAESLYVQGMELFEEALQKWEQALTIRQRDSTSTSTPMPWDSKKQQESMSESIPEEESQKREFAEKLESLLHRAYHLQEEFGSSLPSDSMLLDLEKTLMLPLTDGSLRLRTDDEDSSISEESFFSAAELFDSLHFEDIPFHLSKPVAAYEEALQLVKEGKVACRTLRTELLGCYSDQDFLAKLHCIRQAFQELLEDESNQLFFGEVGKQMVIGLMTKAEKNPKAFLESYEEMLHYALKQETWPTTQQELEGRGVVCMSFFDIVLDFILMDAFEDLENPPSSVLAVLRNRWLSDSFKETALATACWSVLKAKRRLLMVPDGFISHFYSVSEHVSPVLAFGFLGPKQQLSEVCSFFKIISREAVMAFIDVFMDIAMAISIAFLTSGALLSCYRGMRASSHKSNTQPEADLFLDGRHADFFVGFSPCCIQVAGIGGWEEVFLL, from the exons ATGGCATTTAGAAGGACAGAGGGAATGTCCATCATCCAGGCCTTGGCAATGACTGTGGCAGAGATCCCTGTGTTTGTTTACACAACTTTCGGGCAG CTGCGGCTCTCTCCAGGCCTGCGTAAGGTGCTGTTTGCTACAGCTCTTGGGACAGTTGCATTGGCTCTTGCAGCTCATCAGTTGAAGCGTCGTCGTCGTCGAAAGAAGCAGATCGCTCCAGAGAAGTGTGGCTTTAAGCCTGGAGGGATCACAGTGCCCATCTTGCCAACCAGAAGGGtctcttctgtgaagaaag GATACTCCAGCAAGAGAGTCCAGAGTCCTGGCAGCAAAAGCAATGACACGCTCAGTGGGATTTCCTCCATCGAGCCCAGCAAACATTCCAGTTCCTCCCACAGCCTCGGCTCG ATGGTAGCAGTCAACTCCTCAAGTCCTACACCAGCATCGGCAGGGGTGTGGGAGGCCCAGGCAATGGGAGATGCTGGAGCCATTGCTGATTCCAGTGCAGAAAGCCTTTATGTTCAAG GCATGGAGCTGTTTGAGGAGGCCCTGCAGAAGTGGGAGCAGGCACTGACCATCAGGCAGAGGGACAGTACTAGTACCAGCACCCCCATGCCCTGGGACagcaagaaacagcaagagagcATGTCTGAGAGCATCCCAGAG GAGGAGTCCCAGAAAAGGGAGTTTGCAGAGAAGCTGGAGTCCCTCTTGCACCGAGCCTACCACCTCCAGGAAGAGTTCGGGTCTTCGCTTCCATCAGACAGCATGCTGCTGGATCTGG aGAAGACTTTAATGCTTCCACTGACGGATGGGTCATTGCGGCTTCGGACAGATGATGAAGACAGCTCAATTTCCGAAGagtctttcttctctgcagcagag CTCTTTGACTCTCTCCACTTTGAGGACATACCATTCCACCTCTCTAAGCCCGTAGCAGCATATGAAGAAGCTCTGCAGTTAGTGAAAGAAGGGAAGGTTGCATGCCGGACACTGAG GACAGAGCTTCTTGGCTGCTACAGCGACCAGGATTTCCTTGCGAAGCTGCATTGCATCAGGCAGGCCTTCCAG gagctgctggaggatgAAAGCAATCAACTGTTTTTTGGGGAGGTTGGGAAGCAAATGGTGATAGGACTGATGACAAAGGCTGAAAAG AATCCCAaagcttttctggaaagctACGAGGAGATGCTGCATTATGCACTGAAGCAGGAGACCTGGCCGACCactcagcaggagctggagggaagaggg GTGGTGTGCATGAGTTTCTTTGATATTGTGCTGGACTTCATCCTCATGGATGCTTTTGAGGATCTGGAGAACCCACCCTCCTCCGTGCTAGCTGTGCTACGCAACCGCTGGCTCTCCGACAGCTTCAAGGAGACG GCTCTAGCAACTGCTTGCTGGTCagttctgaaagcaaaaaggagGCTTCTGATG GTACCAGATGGCTTTATCTCTCATTTCTACTCCGTATCGGAGCATGTCAGTCCTGTTCTAGCCTTTGGTTTTCTGGGGCCCAAGCAGCAATTATCTGAAGTCTGCAGTTTCTTCAAG ATAATATCACGAGAAGCTGTGATGGCATTCATTGATGTTTTCATGGATATTGCCATGGCCATCAGCATTGCTTTCctgacttcaggagctctgctgTCCTGTTACAGAGGCATGAGGGCATCTAGCCACAAAAGTAATACCCAGCCTGAAGCAGATCTTTTCTTGGATGGCAGACATGCAGATTTCTTTGTGGGGTTCTCTCCTTGCTGCATCCAGGTAGCTGGTATTGGTGGGTGGGAGGAGGTCTTCTTACTGTAA
- the MIGA2 gene encoding mitoguardin 2 isoform X2 yields MAFRRTEGMSIIQALAMTVAEIPVFVYTTFGQSVFSQLRLSPGLRKVLFATALGTVALALAAHQLKRRRRRKKQIAPEKCGFKPGGITVPILPTRRVSSVKKGYSSKRVQSPGSKSNDTLSGISSIEPSKHSSSSHSLGSMVAVNSSSPTPASAGVWEAQAMGDAGAIADSSAESLYVQGMELFEEALQKWEQALTIRQRDSTSTSTPMPWDSKKQQESMSESIPEESQKREFAEKLESLLHRAYHLQEEFGSSLPSDSMLLDLEKTLMLPLTDGSLRLRTDDEDSSISEESFFSAAELFDSLHFEDIPFHLSKPVAAYEEALQLVKEGKVACRTLRTELLGCYSDQDFLAKLHCIRQAFQELLEDESNQLFFGEVGKQMVIGLMTKAEKNPKAFLESYEEMLHYALKQETWPTTQQELEGRGVVCMSFFDIVLDFILMDAFEDLENPPSSVLAVLRNRWLSDSFKETALATACWSVLKAKRRLLMVPDGFISHFYSVSEHVSPVLAFGFLGPKQQLSEVCSFFKIISREAVMAFIDVFMDIAMAISIAFLTSGALLSCYRGMRASSHKSNTQPEADLFLDGRHADFFVGFSPCCIQVAGIGGWEEVFLL; encoded by the exons ATGGCATTTAGAAGGACAGAGGGAATGTCCATCATCCAGGCCTTGGCAATGACTGTGGCAGAGATCCCTGTGTTTGTTTACACAACTTTCGGGCAG TCTGTCTTCTCTCAGCTGCGGCTCTCTCCAGGCCTGCGTAAGGTGCTGTTTGCTACAGCTCTTGGGACAGTTGCATTGGCTCTTGCAGCTCATCAGTTGAAGCGTCGTCGTCGTCGAAAGAAGCAGATCGCTCCAGAGAAGTGTGGCTTTAAGCCTGGAGGGATCACAGTGCCCATCTTGCCAACCAGAAGGGtctcttctgtgaagaaag GATACTCCAGCAAGAGAGTCCAGAGTCCTGGCAGCAAAAGCAATGACACGCTCAGTGGGATTTCCTCCATCGAGCCCAGCAAACATTCCAGTTCCTCCCACAGCCTCGGCTCG ATGGTAGCAGTCAACTCCTCAAGTCCTACACCAGCATCGGCAGGGGTGTGGGAGGCCCAGGCAATGGGAGATGCTGGAGCCATTGCTGATTCCAGTGCAGAAAGCCTTTATGTTCAAG GCATGGAGCTGTTTGAGGAGGCCCTGCAGAAGTGGGAGCAGGCACTGACCATCAGGCAGAGGGACAGTACTAGTACCAGCACCCCCATGCCCTGGGACagcaagaaacagcaagagagcATGTCTGAGAGCATCCCAGAG GAGTCCCAGAAAAGGGAGTTTGCAGAGAAGCTGGAGTCCCTCTTGCACCGAGCCTACCACCTCCAGGAAGAGTTCGGGTCTTCGCTTCCATCAGACAGCATGCTGCTGGATCTGG aGAAGACTTTAATGCTTCCACTGACGGATGGGTCATTGCGGCTTCGGACAGATGATGAAGACAGCTCAATTTCCGAAGagtctttcttctctgcagcagag CTCTTTGACTCTCTCCACTTTGAGGACATACCATTCCACCTCTCTAAGCCCGTAGCAGCATATGAAGAAGCTCTGCAGTTAGTGAAAGAAGGGAAGGTTGCATGCCGGACACTGAG GACAGAGCTTCTTGGCTGCTACAGCGACCAGGATTTCCTTGCGAAGCTGCATTGCATCAGGCAGGCCTTCCAG gagctgctggaggatgAAAGCAATCAACTGTTTTTTGGGGAGGTTGGGAAGCAAATGGTGATAGGACTGATGACAAAGGCTGAAAAG AATCCCAaagcttttctggaaagctACGAGGAGATGCTGCATTATGCACTGAAGCAGGAGACCTGGCCGACCactcagcaggagctggagggaagaggg GTGGTGTGCATGAGTTTCTTTGATATTGTGCTGGACTTCATCCTCATGGATGCTTTTGAGGATCTGGAGAACCCACCCTCCTCCGTGCTAGCTGTGCTACGCAACCGCTGGCTCTCCGACAGCTTCAAGGAGACG GCTCTAGCAACTGCTTGCTGGTCagttctgaaagcaaaaaggagGCTTCTGATG GTACCAGATGGCTTTATCTCTCATTTCTACTCCGTATCGGAGCATGTCAGTCCTGTTCTAGCCTTTGGTTTTCTGGGGCCCAAGCAGCAATTATCTGAAGTCTGCAGTTTCTTCAAG ATAATATCACGAGAAGCTGTGATGGCATTCATTGATGTTTTCATGGATATTGCCATGGCCATCAGCATTGCTTTCctgacttcaggagctctgctgTCCTGTTACAGAGGCATGAGGGCATCTAGCCACAAAAGTAATACCCAGCCTGAAGCAGATCTTTTCTTGGATGGCAGACATGCAGATTTCTTTGTGGGGTTCTCTCCTTGCTGCATCCAGGTAGCTGGTATTGGTGGGTGGGAGGAGGTCTTCTTACTGTAA
- the MIGA2 gene encoding mitoguardin 2 isoform X5 → MAFRRTEGMSIIQALAMTVAEIPVFVYTTFGQSVFSQLRLSPGLRKVLFATALGTVALALAAHQLKRRRRRKKQIAPEKCGFKPGGITVPILPTRRVSSVKKGYSSKRVQSPGSKSNDTLSGISSIEPSKHSSSSHSLGSMVAVNSSSPTPASAGVWEAQAMGDAGAIADSSAESLYVQGMELFEEALQKWEQALTIRQRDSTSTSTPMPWDSKKQQESMSESIPEESQKREFAEKLESLLHRAYHLQEEFGSSLPSDSMLLDLEKTLMLPLTDGSLRLRTDDEDSSISEESFFSAAELFDSLHFEDIPFHLSKPVAAYEEALQLVKEGKVACRTLRTELLGCYSDQDFLAKLHCIRQAFQELLEDESNQLFFGEVGKQMVIGLMTKAEKNPKAFLESYEEMLHYALKQETWPTTQQELEGRGVVCMSFFDIVLDFILMDAFEDLENPPSSVLAVLRNRWLSDSFKETALATACWSVLKAKRRLLMVPDGFISHFYSVSEHVSPVLAFGFLGPKQQLSEVCSFFKHQIVQYLKDMFDLDNVRYTTVQSLAEDILQLSRRRSEILLGYLGTETSPEMNGMLPGENEPLKELI, encoded by the exons ATGGCATTTAGAAGGACAGAGGGAATGTCCATCATCCAGGCCTTGGCAATGACTGTGGCAGAGATCCCTGTGTTTGTTTACACAACTTTCGGGCAG TCTGTCTTCTCTCAGCTGCGGCTCTCTCCAGGCCTGCGTAAGGTGCTGTTTGCTACAGCTCTTGGGACAGTTGCATTGGCTCTTGCAGCTCATCAGTTGAAGCGTCGTCGTCGTCGAAAGAAGCAGATCGCTCCAGAGAAGTGTGGCTTTAAGCCTGGAGGGATCACAGTGCCCATCTTGCCAACCAGAAGGGtctcttctgtgaagaaag GATACTCCAGCAAGAGAGTCCAGAGTCCTGGCAGCAAAAGCAATGACACGCTCAGTGGGATTTCCTCCATCGAGCCCAGCAAACATTCCAGTTCCTCCCACAGCCTCGGCTCG ATGGTAGCAGTCAACTCCTCAAGTCCTACACCAGCATCGGCAGGGGTGTGGGAGGCCCAGGCAATGGGAGATGCTGGAGCCATTGCTGATTCCAGTGCAGAAAGCCTTTATGTTCAAG GCATGGAGCTGTTTGAGGAGGCCCTGCAGAAGTGGGAGCAGGCACTGACCATCAGGCAGAGGGACAGTACTAGTACCAGCACCCCCATGCCCTGGGACagcaagaaacagcaagagagcATGTCTGAGAGCATCCCAGAG GAGTCCCAGAAAAGGGAGTTTGCAGAGAAGCTGGAGTCCCTCTTGCACCGAGCCTACCACCTCCAGGAAGAGTTCGGGTCTTCGCTTCCATCAGACAGCATGCTGCTGGATCTGG aGAAGACTTTAATGCTTCCACTGACGGATGGGTCATTGCGGCTTCGGACAGATGATGAAGACAGCTCAATTTCCGAAGagtctttcttctctgcagcagag CTCTTTGACTCTCTCCACTTTGAGGACATACCATTCCACCTCTCTAAGCCCGTAGCAGCATATGAAGAAGCTCTGCAGTTAGTGAAAGAAGGGAAGGTTGCATGCCGGACACTGAG GACAGAGCTTCTTGGCTGCTACAGCGACCAGGATTTCCTTGCGAAGCTGCATTGCATCAGGCAGGCCTTCCAG gagctgctggaggatgAAAGCAATCAACTGTTTTTTGGGGAGGTTGGGAAGCAAATGGTGATAGGACTGATGACAAAGGCTGAAAAG AATCCCAaagcttttctggaaagctACGAGGAGATGCTGCATTATGCACTGAAGCAGGAGACCTGGCCGACCactcagcaggagctggagggaagaggg GTGGTGTGCATGAGTTTCTTTGATATTGTGCTGGACTTCATCCTCATGGATGCTTTTGAGGATCTGGAGAACCCACCCTCCTCCGTGCTAGCTGTGCTACGCAACCGCTGGCTCTCCGACAGCTTCAAGGAGACG GCTCTAGCAACTGCTTGCTGGTCagttctgaaagcaaaaaggagGCTTCTGATG GTACCAGATGGCTTTATCTCTCATTTCTACTCCGTATCGGAGCATGTCAGTCCTGTTCTAGCCTTTGGTTTTCTGGGGCCCAAGCAGCAATTATCTGAAGTCTGCAGTTTCTTCAAG CACCAGATAGTACAATACCTGAAGGACATGTTTGATTTGGACAACGTGAGATACACAACAGTGCAGTCACTGGCAGAAGACATTTTGCAGCTGTCACGGCGGCGCAGCGAGATCCTCTTGGGATACCTGGGCACCGAGACCTCCCCTGAGATGAATGGCATGCTTCCTGGTGAAAATGAGCCACTGAAGGAACTCATCTGA
- the MIGA2 gene encoding mitoguardin 2 isoform X4: protein MAFRRTEGMSIIQALAMTVAEIPVFVYTTFGQSVFSQLRLSPGLRKVLFATALGTVALALAAHQLKRRRRRKKQIAPEKCGFKPGGITVPILPTRRVSSVKKGYSSKRVQSPGSKSNDTLSGISSIEPSKHSSSSHSLGSMVAVNSSSPTPASAGVWEAQAMGDAGAIADSSAESLYVQGMELFEEALQKWEQALTIRQRDSTSTSTPMPWDSKKQQESMSESIPEEESQKREFAEKLESLLHRAYHLQEEFGSSLPSDSMLLDLEKTLMLPLTDGSLRLRTDDEDSSISEESFFSAAELFDSLHFEDIPFHLSKPVAAYEEALQLVKEGKVACRTLRTELLGCYSDQDFLAKLHCIRQAFQELLEDESNQLFFGEVGKQMVIGLMTKAEKNPKAFLESYEEMLHYALKQETWPTTQQELEGRGVVCMSFFDIVLDFILMDAFEDLENPPSSVLAVLRNRWLSDSFKETALATACWSVLKAKRRLLMVPDGFISHFYSVSEHVSPVLAFGFLGPKQQLSEVCSFFKHQIVQYLKDMFDLDNVRYTTVQSLAEDILQLSRRRSEILLGYLGTETSPEMNGMLPGENEPLKELI from the exons ATGGCATTTAGAAGGACAGAGGGAATGTCCATCATCCAGGCCTTGGCAATGACTGTGGCAGAGATCCCTGTGTTTGTTTACACAACTTTCGGGCAG TCTGTCTTCTCTCAGCTGCGGCTCTCTCCAGGCCTGCGTAAGGTGCTGTTTGCTACAGCTCTTGGGACAGTTGCATTGGCTCTTGCAGCTCATCAGTTGAAGCGTCGTCGTCGTCGAAAGAAGCAGATCGCTCCAGAGAAGTGTGGCTTTAAGCCTGGAGGGATCACAGTGCCCATCTTGCCAACCAGAAGGGtctcttctgtgaagaaag GATACTCCAGCAAGAGAGTCCAGAGTCCTGGCAGCAAAAGCAATGACACGCTCAGTGGGATTTCCTCCATCGAGCCCAGCAAACATTCCAGTTCCTCCCACAGCCTCGGCTCG ATGGTAGCAGTCAACTCCTCAAGTCCTACACCAGCATCGGCAGGGGTGTGGGAGGCCCAGGCAATGGGAGATGCTGGAGCCATTGCTGATTCCAGTGCAGAAAGCCTTTATGTTCAAG GCATGGAGCTGTTTGAGGAGGCCCTGCAGAAGTGGGAGCAGGCACTGACCATCAGGCAGAGGGACAGTACTAGTACCAGCACCCCCATGCCCTGGGACagcaagaaacagcaagagagcATGTCTGAGAGCATCCCAGAG GAGGAGTCCCAGAAAAGGGAGTTTGCAGAGAAGCTGGAGTCCCTCTTGCACCGAGCCTACCACCTCCAGGAAGAGTTCGGGTCTTCGCTTCCATCAGACAGCATGCTGCTGGATCTGG aGAAGACTTTAATGCTTCCACTGACGGATGGGTCATTGCGGCTTCGGACAGATGATGAAGACAGCTCAATTTCCGAAGagtctttcttctctgcagcagag CTCTTTGACTCTCTCCACTTTGAGGACATACCATTCCACCTCTCTAAGCCCGTAGCAGCATATGAAGAAGCTCTGCAGTTAGTGAAAGAAGGGAAGGTTGCATGCCGGACACTGAG GACAGAGCTTCTTGGCTGCTACAGCGACCAGGATTTCCTTGCGAAGCTGCATTGCATCAGGCAGGCCTTCCAG gagctgctggaggatgAAAGCAATCAACTGTTTTTTGGGGAGGTTGGGAAGCAAATGGTGATAGGACTGATGACAAAGGCTGAAAAG AATCCCAaagcttttctggaaagctACGAGGAGATGCTGCATTATGCACTGAAGCAGGAGACCTGGCCGACCactcagcaggagctggagggaagaggg GTGGTGTGCATGAGTTTCTTTGATATTGTGCTGGACTTCATCCTCATGGATGCTTTTGAGGATCTGGAGAACCCACCCTCCTCCGTGCTAGCTGTGCTACGCAACCGCTGGCTCTCCGACAGCTTCAAGGAGACG GCTCTAGCAACTGCTTGCTGGTCagttctgaaagcaaaaaggagGCTTCTGATG GTACCAGATGGCTTTATCTCTCATTTCTACTCCGTATCGGAGCATGTCAGTCCTGTTCTAGCCTTTGGTTTTCTGGGGCCCAAGCAGCAATTATCTGAAGTCTGCAGTTTCTTCAAG CACCAGATAGTACAATACCTGAAGGACATGTTTGATTTGGACAACGTGAGATACACAACAGTGCAGTCACTGGCAGAAGACATTTTGCAGCTGTCACGGCGGCGCAGCGAGATCCTCTTGGGATACCTGGGCACCGAGACCTCCCCTGAGATGAATGGCATGCTTCCTGGTGAAAATGAGCCACTGAAGGAACTCATCTGA